From a region of the Globicephala melas chromosome 19, mGloMel1.2, whole genome shotgun sequence genome:
- the SIGLEC11 gene encoding sialic acid-binding Ig-like lectin 11 isoform X5, with amino-acid sequence MDRLLLLLLLPLLRAGSLQQNPWYQLQVQESVTVQEGLCVLVPCTVSYPLLGQTDSTPIYGEWFQKVDRPSQMDLPMATNNPGRGVKKKRKIPFHLLGDPGANNCSLGITDARKGDSGNYYFQLMRGDVKHSYKNNLLIVNVTGVPSAVWLLPLCSPALTRTPDIYIKEPLESGSSSHVTCSVPGACDRATPPTISWTGAALRPPGLDSKGAYNSSEILLTPGPQDHGTNLTCRVTFHRAGVSTERTVMLNVSYAPQNLTISISRGNGTELNYLGNGSSLPVLEGESLRLACVTDSNPPATLSWSRGSRTLSPSHPSNPGVLQVPRVVSGHEGEFTCLAQHPQGSLWTSVRLSVQNAPQLLGPSCSQEEEGLHCDCSSRAQPAPSLRWRLGEGLLEGNFSNASFKVTSNSAGPWANSSLSLREGLSSGLRLGCEAQNVHGAQSATVLLLPGKPKLGREFILGAVGGAGIAGLLSLCSCLIFFTVKTFRKAPGEKDAPSMLGPTSQAESSRRR; translated from the exons ATGgacaggctgctgctgctgctgctgctgcccctgctACGGGCGG GGTCCCTGCAGCAGAATCCGTGGTACCAGCTGCAAGTGCAGGAATCGgtgacagtgcaggagggtttgtGTGTCCTTGTGCCCTGCACCGTCTCCTATCCCTTGCTTGGCCAGACCGACTCTACACCCATTTATGGTGAATGGTTCCAGAAAGTGGATAGACCATCCCAAATGGACCTTCCCATGGCCACAAACAACCCGGGCAGGGgagtaaaaaagaagagaaaaatcccaTTCCACCTCCTCGGGGACCCTGGGGCGAACAACTGCTCCCTGGGCATCACAGACGCCCGGAAGGGGGACAGTGGAAACTATTATTTTCAGCTGATGAGAGGTGATGTGAAACATAGTTACAAAAATAACCTGCTCATTGTGAACGTGACAG GGGTCCCCTCTGCGGTCTGGcttctccctctctgctctccagCGCTGACACGGACCCCCGATATCTACATCAAGGAGCCCCTGGAGTCCGGCTCTAGCAGCCACGTGACGTGCTCCGTGCCAGGGGCCTGTGACCGGGCCACGCCGCCCACCAtctcctggaccggggctgcCCTCCGCCCCCCGGGACTGGACTCGAAGGGGGCCTATAACTCCTCGGAGATCCTGCTCACCCCCGGCCCGCAGGACCACGGCACCAACCTCACCTGCCGGGTGACCTTCCACAGGGCTGGCGTGAGCACGGAGAGGACCGTCATGCTCAACGTGTCCT ACGCCCCCCAGAACCTGACCATCAGCATCTCCCGAGGAAATGGCACAG agctGAATTACCTGGGGAACGGCTCATCTCTTCCTGTCCTGGAAGGAGAATCTCTGCGCCTGGCCTGTGTCACCGACAGCAACCCCCCAGCCACACTGAGCTGGTCCCGGGGGAGCCGGACCCTGAGCCCCTCACATCCCTCGAACCCCGGGGTCCTGCAGGTGCCCCGGGTGGTGTCGGGCCATGAAGGCGAATTCACCTGCCTAGCTCAGCATCCTCAGGGCTCCCTGTGGACCTCCGTGCGTCTCTCCGTGCAGA ACGCCCCGCAGCTGCTGGGACCCTCCTGCTCCCAGGAGGAGGAGGGTCTGCACTGCGACTGTTCCTCCCGAGCCCAGCCAGCCCCCTCCCTGCGctggcggctgggggaggggctgctggaggGGAATTTCAGCAACGCCTCCTTCAAGGTCACCTCCAACTCGGCTGGGCCCTGGGCCAACAGCTCCCTGAGCCTCCGCGAGGGGCTCAGCTCTGGCCTCAGACTCGGCTGCGAGGCCCAGAACGTCCACGGGGCCCAGAGCGCCACTGTCCTGCTGCTGCCAG ggaagcccaagcttggAAGAGAATTCATTCTGGGGGCCGTCGGAGGAGCTGGCATCGCTGGCCTGCTCAGTCTCTGTTCCTGCCTCATCTTCTTCAC AGTGAAGACCTTCAGGAAGGCCCCCGGTGAGAAGGATGCGCCCTCCATGCTGGGTCCCACCTCCCAG GCTGAAAGTTCTAGAAGACGATAA
- the SIGLEC11 gene encoding sialic acid-binding Ig-like lectin 11 isoform X2: protein MDRLLLLLLLPLLRAGSLQQNPWYQLQVQESVTVQEGLCVLVPCTVSYPLLGQTDSTPIYGEWFQKVDRPSQMDLPMATNNPGRGVKKKRKIPFHLLGDPGANNCSLGITDARKGDSGNYYFQLMRGDVKHSYKNNLLIVNVTGVPSAVWLLPLCSPALTRTPDIYIKEPLESGSSSHVTCSVPGACDRATPPTISWTGAALRPPGLDSKGAYNSSEILLTPGPQDHGTNLTCRVTFHRAGVSTERTVMLNVSYAPQNLTISISRGNGTELNYLGNGSSLPVLEGESLRLACVTDSNPPATLSWSRGSRTLSPSHPSNPGVLQVPRVVSGHEGEFTCLAQHPQGSLWTSVRLSVQNAPQLLGPSCSQEEEGLHCDCSSRAQPAPSLRWRLGEGLLEGNFSNASFKVTSNSAGPWANSSLSLREGLSSGLRLGCEAQNVHGAQSATVLLLPGKPKLGREFILGAVGGAGIAGLLSLCSCLIFFTVKTFRKAPGEKDAPSMLGPTSQAPSAQGPWQVCLVHRDPLCSMMHVIQHVLKKRLLNISRMKERVNVWKRRRAESSRRR from the exons ATGgacaggctgctgctgctgctgctgctgcccctgctACGGGCGG GGTCCCTGCAGCAGAATCCGTGGTACCAGCTGCAAGTGCAGGAATCGgtgacagtgcaggagggtttgtGTGTCCTTGTGCCCTGCACCGTCTCCTATCCCTTGCTTGGCCAGACCGACTCTACACCCATTTATGGTGAATGGTTCCAGAAAGTGGATAGACCATCCCAAATGGACCTTCCCATGGCCACAAACAACCCGGGCAGGGgagtaaaaaagaagagaaaaatcccaTTCCACCTCCTCGGGGACCCTGGGGCGAACAACTGCTCCCTGGGCATCACAGACGCCCGGAAGGGGGACAGTGGAAACTATTATTTTCAGCTGATGAGAGGTGATGTGAAACATAGTTACAAAAATAACCTGCTCATTGTGAACGTGACAG GGGTCCCCTCTGCGGTCTGGcttctccctctctgctctccagCGCTGACACGGACCCCCGATATCTACATCAAGGAGCCCCTGGAGTCCGGCTCTAGCAGCCACGTGACGTGCTCCGTGCCAGGGGCCTGTGACCGGGCCACGCCGCCCACCAtctcctggaccggggctgcCCTCCGCCCCCCGGGACTGGACTCGAAGGGGGCCTATAACTCCTCGGAGATCCTGCTCACCCCCGGCCCGCAGGACCACGGCACCAACCTCACCTGCCGGGTGACCTTCCACAGGGCTGGCGTGAGCACGGAGAGGACCGTCATGCTCAACGTGTCCT ACGCCCCCCAGAACCTGACCATCAGCATCTCCCGAGGAAATGGCACAG agctGAATTACCTGGGGAACGGCTCATCTCTTCCTGTCCTGGAAGGAGAATCTCTGCGCCTGGCCTGTGTCACCGACAGCAACCCCCCAGCCACACTGAGCTGGTCCCGGGGGAGCCGGACCCTGAGCCCCTCACATCCCTCGAACCCCGGGGTCCTGCAGGTGCCCCGGGTGGTGTCGGGCCATGAAGGCGAATTCACCTGCCTAGCTCAGCATCCTCAGGGCTCCCTGTGGACCTCCGTGCGTCTCTCCGTGCAGA ACGCCCCGCAGCTGCTGGGACCCTCCTGCTCCCAGGAGGAGGAGGGTCTGCACTGCGACTGTTCCTCCCGAGCCCAGCCAGCCCCCTCCCTGCGctggcggctgggggaggggctgctggaggGGAATTTCAGCAACGCCTCCTTCAAGGTCACCTCCAACTCGGCTGGGCCCTGGGCCAACAGCTCCCTGAGCCTCCGCGAGGGGCTCAGCTCTGGCCTCAGACTCGGCTGCGAGGCCCAGAACGTCCACGGGGCCCAGAGCGCCACTGTCCTGCTGCTGCCAG ggaagcccaagcttggAAGAGAATTCATTCTGGGGGCCGTCGGAGGAGCTGGCATCGCTGGCCTGCTCAGTCTCTGTTCCTGCCTCATCTTCTTCAC AGTGAAGACCTTCAGGAAGGCCCCCGGTGAGAAGGATGCGCCCTCCATGCTGGGTCCCACCTCCCAG GCTCCGTCAGCTCAAGGACCTTGGCAGGTGTGTTTGGTTCATCGGGACCCTCTGTGCAGCATGATGCATGTCATACAGCATGTGCTCAAGAAACGCCTGCTGAATATTTCTCGAATGAAAGAAAGGGTGAATGTATGGAAGAGAAGAAGG GCTGAAAGTTCTAGAAGACGATAA
- the SIGLEC11 gene encoding sialic acid-binding Ig-like lectin 11 isoform X4, with protein MDRLLLLLLLPLLRAGSLQQNPWYQLQVQESVTVQEGLCVLVPCTVSYPLLGQTDSTPIYGEWFQKVDRPSQMDLPMATNNPGRGVKKKRKIPFHLLGDPGANNCSLGITDARKGDSGNYYFQLMRGDVKHSYKNNLLIVNVTGVPSAVWLLPLCSPALTRTPDIYIKEPLESGSSSHVTCSVPGACDRATPPTISWTGAALRPPGLDSKGAYNSSEILLTPGPQDHGTNLTCRVTFHRAGVSTERTVMLNVSYAPQNLTISISRGNGTELNYLGNGSSLPVLEGESLRLACVTDSNPPATLSWSRGSRTLSPSHPSNPGVLQVPRVVSGHEGEFTCLAQHPQGSLWTSVRLSVQNAPQLLGPSCSQEEEGLHCDCSSRAQPAPSLRWRLGEGLLEGNFSNASFKVTSNSAGPWANSSLSLREGLSSGLRLGCEAQNVHGAQSATVLLLPGKPKLGREFILGAVGGAGIAGLLSLCSCLIFFTVKTFRKAPGEKDAPSMLGPTSQAPSAQGPWQAESSRRR; from the exons ATGgacaggctgctgctgctgctgctgctgcccctgctACGGGCGG GGTCCCTGCAGCAGAATCCGTGGTACCAGCTGCAAGTGCAGGAATCGgtgacagtgcaggagggtttgtGTGTCCTTGTGCCCTGCACCGTCTCCTATCCCTTGCTTGGCCAGACCGACTCTACACCCATTTATGGTGAATGGTTCCAGAAAGTGGATAGACCATCCCAAATGGACCTTCCCATGGCCACAAACAACCCGGGCAGGGgagtaaaaaagaagagaaaaatcccaTTCCACCTCCTCGGGGACCCTGGGGCGAACAACTGCTCCCTGGGCATCACAGACGCCCGGAAGGGGGACAGTGGAAACTATTATTTTCAGCTGATGAGAGGTGATGTGAAACATAGTTACAAAAATAACCTGCTCATTGTGAACGTGACAG GGGTCCCCTCTGCGGTCTGGcttctccctctctgctctccagCGCTGACACGGACCCCCGATATCTACATCAAGGAGCCCCTGGAGTCCGGCTCTAGCAGCCACGTGACGTGCTCCGTGCCAGGGGCCTGTGACCGGGCCACGCCGCCCACCAtctcctggaccggggctgcCCTCCGCCCCCCGGGACTGGACTCGAAGGGGGCCTATAACTCCTCGGAGATCCTGCTCACCCCCGGCCCGCAGGACCACGGCACCAACCTCACCTGCCGGGTGACCTTCCACAGGGCTGGCGTGAGCACGGAGAGGACCGTCATGCTCAACGTGTCCT ACGCCCCCCAGAACCTGACCATCAGCATCTCCCGAGGAAATGGCACAG agctGAATTACCTGGGGAACGGCTCATCTCTTCCTGTCCTGGAAGGAGAATCTCTGCGCCTGGCCTGTGTCACCGACAGCAACCCCCCAGCCACACTGAGCTGGTCCCGGGGGAGCCGGACCCTGAGCCCCTCACATCCCTCGAACCCCGGGGTCCTGCAGGTGCCCCGGGTGGTGTCGGGCCATGAAGGCGAATTCACCTGCCTAGCTCAGCATCCTCAGGGCTCCCTGTGGACCTCCGTGCGTCTCTCCGTGCAGA ACGCCCCGCAGCTGCTGGGACCCTCCTGCTCCCAGGAGGAGGAGGGTCTGCACTGCGACTGTTCCTCCCGAGCCCAGCCAGCCCCCTCCCTGCGctggcggctgggggaggggctgctggaggGGAATTTCAGCAACGCCTCCTTCAAGGTCACCTCCAACTCGGCTGGGCCCTGGGCCAACAGCTCCCTGAGCCTCCGCGAGGGGCTCAGCTCTGGCCTCAGACTCGGCTGCGAGGCCCAGAACGTCCACGGGGCCCAGAGCGCCACTGTCCTGCTGCTGCCAG ggaagcccaagcttggAAGAGAATTCATTCTGGGGGCCGTCGGAGGAGCTGGCATCGCTGGCCTGCTCAGTCTCTGTTCCTGCCTCATCTTCTTCAC AGTGAAGACCTTCAGGAAGGCCCCCGGTGAGAAGGATGCGCCCTCCATGCTGGGTCCCACCTCCCAG GCTCCGTCAGCTCAAGGACCTTGGCAG GCTGAAAGTTCTAGAAGACGATAA
- the SIGLEC11 gene encoding sialic acid-binding Ig-like lectin 11 isoform X1 → MDRLLLLLLLPLLRAGSLQQNPWYQLQVQESVTVQEGLCVLVPCTVSYPLLGQTDSTPIYGEWFQKVDRPSQMDLPMATNNPGRGVKKKRKIPFHLLGDPGANNCSLGITDARKGDSGNYYFQLMRGDVKHSYKNNLLIVNVTGVPSAVWLLPLCSPALTRTPDIYIKEPLESGSSSHVTCSVPGACDRATPPTISWTGAALRPPGLDSKGAYNSSEILLTPGPQDHGTNLTCRVTFHRAGVSTERTVMLNVSYAPQNLTISISRGNGTELNYLGNGSSLPVLEGESLRLACVTDSNPPATLSWSRGSRTLSPSHPSNPGVLQVPRVVSGHEGEFTCLAQHPQGSLWTSVRLSVQNAPQLLGPSCSQEEEGLHCDCSSRAQPAPSLRWRLGEGLLEGNFSNASFKVTSNSAGPWANSSLSLREGLSSGLRLGCEAQNVHGAQSATVLLLPGKPKLGREFILGAVGGAGIAGLLSLCSCLIFFTVKTFRKAPGEKDAPSMLGPTSQGYQHECPPGSPRDLPLPVVAAPTSGVERELHYASPSFYMLRPWEPQDQEAASTTEYAEIKIHK, encoded by the exons ATGgacaggctgctgctgctgctgctgctgcccctgctACGGGCGG GGTCCCTGCAGCAGAATCCGTGGTACCAGCTGCAAGTGCAGGAATCGgtgacagtgcaggagggtttgtGTGTCCTTGTGCCCTGCACCGTCTCCTATCCCTTGCTTGGCCAGACCGACTCTACACCCATTTATGGTGAATGGTTCCAGAAAGTGGATAGACCATCCCAAATGGACCTTCCCATGGCCACAAACAACCCGGGCAGGGgagtaaaaaagaagagaaaaatcccaTTCCACCTCCTCGGGGACCCTGGGGCGAACAACTGCTCCCTGGGCATCACAGACGCCCGGAAGGGGGACAGTGGAAACTATTATTTTCAGCTGATGAGAGGTGATGTGAAACATAGTTACAAAAATAACCTGCTCATTGTGAACGTGACAG GGGTCCCCTCTGCGGTCTGGcttctccctctctgctctccagCGCTGACACGGACCCCCGATATCTACATCAAGGAGCCCCTGGAGTCCGGCTCTAGCAGCCACGTGACGTGCTCCGTGCCAGGGGCCTGTGACCGGGCCACGCCGCCCACCAtctcctggaccggggctgcCCTCCGCCCCCCGGGACTGGACTCGAAGGGGGCCTATAACTCCTCGGAGATCCTGCTCACCCCCGGCCCGCAGGACCACGGCACCAACCTCACCTGCCGGGTGACCTTCCACAGGGCTGGCGTGAGCACGGAGAGGACCGTCATGCTCAACGTGTCCT ACGCCCCCCAGAACCTGACCATCAGCATCTCCCGAGGAAATGGCACAG agctGAATTACCTGGGGAACGGCTCATCTCTTCCTGTCCTGGAAGGAGAATCTCTGCGCCTGGCCTGTGTCACCGACAGCAACCCCCCAGCCACACTGAGCTGGTCCCGGGGGAGCCGGACCCTGAGCCCCTCACATCCCTCGAACCCCGGGGTCCTGCAGGTGCCCCGGGTGGTGTCGGGCCATGAAGGCGAATTCACCTGCCTAGCTCAGCATCCTCAGGGCTCCCTGTGGACCTCCGTGCGTCTCTCCGTGCAGA ACGCCCCGCAGCTGCTGGGACCCTCCTGCTCCCAGGAGGAGGAGGGTCTGCACTGCGACTGTTCCTCCCGAGCCCAGCCAGCCCCCTCCCTGCGctggcggctgggggaggggctgctggaggGGAATTTCAGCAACGCCTCCTTCAAGGTCACCTCCAACTCGGCTGGGCCCTGGGCCAACAGCTCCCTGAGCCTCCGCGAGGGGCTCAGCTCTGGCCTCAGACTCGGCTGCGAGGCCCAGAACGTCCACGGGGCCCAGAGCGCCACTGTCCTGCTGCTGCCAG ggaagcccaagcttggAAGAGAATTCATTCTGGGGGCCGTCGGAGGAGCTGGCATCGCTGGCCTGCTCAGTCTCTGTTCCTGCCTCATCTTCTTCAC AGTGAAGACCTTCAGGAAGGCCCCCGGTGAGAAGGATGCGCCCTCCATGCTGGGTCCCACCTCCCAG GGTTACCAGCATGAGTGTCCTCCAGGCAGCCCCCGGGACCTCCCCCTACCAGTGGTGGCCGCCCCCACTTCTGGGGTGGAACGGGAGCTCCATTACGCCTCCCCCAGTTTCTACATGCTGAGGCCCTGGGAGCCTCAGGACCAGGAGGCCGCCAGCACCACCGAATATGCTGAGATCAAGATCCATAAATGA
- the SIGLEC11 gene encoding sialic acid-binding Ig-like lectin 11 isoform X3, with the protein MDRLLLLLLLPLLRAGSLQQNPWYQLQVQESVTVQEGLCVLVPCTVSYPLLGQTDSTPIYGEWFQKVDRPSQMDLPMATNNPGRGVKKKRKIPFHLLGDPGANNCSLGITDARKGDSGNYYFQLMRGDVKHSYKNNLLIVNVTALTRTPDIYIKEPLESGSSSHVTCSVPGACDRATPPTISWTGAALRPPGLDSKGAYNSSEILLTPGPQDHGTNLTCRVTFHRAGVSTERTVMLNVSYAPQNLTISISRGNGTELNYLGNGSSLPVLEGESLRLACVTDSNPPATLSWSRGSRTLSPSHPSNPGVLQVPRVVSGHEGEFTCLAQHPQGSLWTSVRLSVQNAPQLLGPSCSQEEEGLHCDCSSRAQPAPSLRWRLGEGLLEGNFSNASFKVTSNSAGPWANSSLSLREGLSSGLRLGCEAQNVHGAQSATVLLLPGKPKLGREFILGAVGGAGIAGLLSLCSCLIFFTVKTFRKAPGEKDAPSMLGPTSQGYQHECPPGSPRDLPLPVVAAPTSGVERELHYASPSFYMLRPWEPQDQEAASTTEYAEIKIHK; encoded by the exons ATGgacaggctgctgctgctgctgctgctgcccctgctACGGGCGG GGTCCCTGCAGCAGAATCCGTGGTACCAGCTGCAAGTGCAGGAATCGgtgacagtgcaggagggtttgtGTGTCCTTGTGCCCTGCACCGTCTCCTATCCCTTGCTTGGCCAGACCGACTCTACACCCATTTATGGTGAATGGTTCCAGAAAGTGGATAGACCATCCCAAATGGACCTTCCCATGGCCACAAACAACCCGGGCAGGGgagtaaaaaagaagagaaaaatcccaTTCCACCTCCTCGGGGACCCTGGGGCGAACAACTGCTCCCTGGGCATCACAGACGCCCGGAAGGGGGACAGTGGAAACTATTATTTTCAGCTGATGAGAGGTGATGTGAAACATAGTTACAAAAATAACCTGCTCATTGTGAACGTGACAG CGCTGACACGGACCCCCGATATCTACATCAAGGAGCCCCTGGAGTCCGGCTCTAGCAGCCACGTGACGTGCTCCGTGCCAGGGGCCTGTGACCGGGCCACGCCGCCCACCAtctcctggaccggggctgcCCTCCGCCCCCCGGGACTGGACTCGAAGGGGGCCTATAACTCCTCGGAGATCCTGCTCACCCCCGGCCCGCAGGACCACGGCACCAACCTCACCTGCCGGGTGACCTTCCACAGGGCTGGCGTGAGCACGGAGAGGACCGTCATGCTCAACGTGTCCT ACGCCCCCCAGAACCTGACCATCAGCATCTCCCGAGGAAATGGCACAG agctGAATTACCTGGGGAACGGCTCATCTCTTCCTGTCCTGGAAGGAGAATCTCTGCGCCTGGCCTGTGTCACCGACAGCAACCCCCCAGCCACACTGAGCTGGTCCCGGGGGAGCCGGACCCTGAGCCCCTCACATCCCTCGAACCCCGGGGTCCTGCAGGTGCCCCGGGTGGTGTCGGGCCATGAAGGCGAATTCACCTGCCTAGCTCAGCATCCTCAGGGCTCCCTGTGGACCTCCGTGCGTCTCTCCGTGCAGA ACGCCCCGCAGCTGCTGGGACCCTCCTGCTCCCAGGAGGAGGAGGGTCTGCACTGCGACTGTTCCTCCCGAGCCCAGCCAGCCCCCTCCCTGCGctggcggctgggggaggggctgctggaggGGAATTTCAGCAACGCCTCCTTCAAGGTCACCTCCAACTCGGCTGGGCCCTGGGCCAACAGCTCCCTGAGCCTCCGCGAGGGGCTCAGCTCTGGCCTCAGACTCGGCTGCGAGGCCCAGAACGTCCACGGGGCCCAGAGCGCCACTGTCCTGCTGCTGCCAG ggaagcccaagcttggAAGAGAATTCATTCTGGGGGCCGTCGGAGGAGCTGGCATCGCTGGCCTGCTCAGTCTCTGTTCCTGCCTCATCTTCTTCAC AGTGAAGACCTTCAGGAAGGCCCCCGGTGAGAAGGATGCGCCCTCCATGCTGGGTCCCACCTCCCAG GGTTACCAGCATGAGTGTCCTCCAGGCAGCCCCCGGGACCTCCCCCTACCAGTGGTGGCCGCCCCCACTTCTGGGGTGGAACGGGAGCTCCATTACGCCTCCCCCAGTTTCTACATGCTGAGGCCCTGGGAGCCTCAGGACCAGGAGGCCGCCAGCACCACCGAATATGCTGAGATCAAGATCCATAAATGA